The genomic region TTCCGTCTTCCCGTTTTTCTATCGTTTCCGCTTTTTCATTTAGCGTAAATCCCGGCTGGAACTGTTTGATCTGTTCCATCAGGTTATCGACCAAATCGCCCGCCAATACCGACGGAAATCCCGGAATATCGAAAATGGGTTTTTTGGGATATAATTCGGTTAATTGTCCTCCTGGTTGTGGAAGACCATCGATAATATGACATTTTAATTTTAAAAGTCCGGCTTCGAATACGGCAAAAAGCCCTGTGGGACCGGCGCCAATAATTAGTATATCTGTTTCAATCATTACGTAATGGATTAATTAAGGACACAAATGTCCCTCGAATTATTTTCTTGTTCTATGACAAATATCAAGAAATTTAACGATGGAAGGCACTATACTGTCTGTCAGGAAAAGACCCTGAAGACAAAAAAAGTCCCGGCTTCTGTATCTCAAAAGCCGGGTACTATATCCTGAATTTATGCTACATTAACCACAGTTTCAATCTGCGGTGCATATTTTTTGATCGTAGTTTCCACTCCGGCACGCAAGGTCATTTGGTTTACGCTACAAGCCGTGCAGGCACCTTCAAGGCGAACTTTTACGTGCTTATCGTCTTCTATTTCGATAAGGGTAATATCGCCACCATCCGAATTTAAGAACGGACGAATTTCTTCGAGTGCTCTTTCAACGTTTAGTTTGATTTCTTCTGTTGTCATTTTATTTCTTTTTTACAGCTGAACATCCAGCCATCGTGGTAATTTTTATTGCTTCTGTAGGCGGCAGACTTTCATTTCTGTTTACTACTTCCTGTACTACGGAACGCGCCAGTTCTTCAAATGCTTTTTCGATTGGCGTTGCCGTTTGTAAGGCTGCCGGGCGACCGTAATCGCCTGCTTCACGAATGCTTTGTACAATCGGAACTTCTCCTAAAAAGGGCACCTGTAAATCTGCTGCCAGATTTTTCGCACCTTCTTTTCCGAAGATATAATATTTGTTGTCCGGTAATTCATCCGGTGTAAAATAGGCCATGTTTTCGATGATTCCCAAAACCGGTACATTGATGCTTTCGGCCTGGAACATCGACACCCCTTTTTTGGCATCGGCCAATGCCACTGCCTGTGGCGTACTTACCACCACCGCTCCGGTAATGGGAAGCGATTGCATTAACGACAGGTGAATATCCCCCGTTCCCGGTGGTAAATCCAGCAACATAAAATCCAGTTCGCCCCAATCGGCATCAAAAATCATCTGATTTAAAGCCTTAGAAGCCATTGGTCCTCTCCAGATTACCGCCTGATCCGGGCTGGTAAAGAAACCGATAGATAAGATTTCCACACCGTAACTCTGGATGGGTTTCATTTTCGATTTTCCGTCAACCTCTACCGAAATCGGACGTGCTTTTTCCACGTCGAACATTATCGGCATCGATGGCCCGTAAATATCGGCATCCAAAACACCAACCTTAAAGCCCATATTCGCCAGCGTTACCGCCAAATTTGCCGTAATAGTCGATTTTCCAACGCCCCCTTTTCCAGACGAAACAGCGATAATATTACTGATTCCCGGAATCGATTTGCCTTTGATTTCCGGTTTTTCCGGCGCTTCTACTTTTATGTTGACTTTTATTTTTGCCTTATCGTATATTTTTTCATGGATCACTTTCATAATGTCCACCTCAGCGCGTTTTTTGATATGCAACGCCGGGGTGTGCAATAATAAATCCACTACTACTTCATCTCCGAAAGTGATTACGTTTTGTACCGCACCGCTTTCTACCATATTTTTACCTTCTCCCGCAATGGAGATCGCTTCCAATGCTTTAAGAATTTCTTTCCTGTCTAATTTCATTATTTTATTCGCTTTAAGTCGTTTATTAAGACTGACTTTATGTTACAAAGATAAGATGAAAAGTTCTTAAAATAAAGATAAAGAATTGTATTTGTTTATTGCGCAATAGCTTCGCTTTACACTCCCGGTTTCAAAAGCCTCAATCCGGGACAATAACGGTAATTCAGACCGGTTTCCAGTTGTTTCTTTTTAAAAAATTCCCGATTTAATTTCGGAAATCCATTTTAAAATTCAATTTTCGAGCAAGCAATCCGGCTT from Flavobacterium sp. WV_118_3 harbors:
- a CDS encoding NifU family protein produces the protein MTTEEIKLNVERALEEIRPFLNSDGGDITLIEIEDDKHVKVRLEGACTACSVNQMTLRAGVETTIKKYAPQIETVVNVA
- a CDS encoding Mrp/NBP35 family ATP-binding protein: MKLDRKEILKALEAISIAGEGKNMVESGAVQNVITFGDEVVVDLLLHTPALHIKKRAEVDIMKVIHEKIYDKAKIKVNIKVEAPEKPEIKGKSIPGISNIIAVSSGKGGVGKSTITANLAVTLANMGFKVGVLDADIYGPSMPIMFDVEKARPISVEVDGKSKMKPIQSYGVEILSIGFFTSPDQAVIWRGPMASKALNQMIFDADWGELDFMLLDLPPGTGDIHLSLMQSLPITGAVVVSTPQAVALADAKKGVSMFQAESINVPVLGIIENMAYFTPDELPDNKYYIFGKEGAKNLAADLQVPFLGEVPIVQSIREAGDYGRPAALQTATPIEKAFEELARSVVQEVVNRNESLPPTEAIKITTMAGCSAVKKK